The region ATAACGAGCAAGCAAAACAAAGCAACATATATCCCTATCATTAGTTTGAGATCCTGATAGCTGGTTAAAATCTCAACAACTTTGAATACAATGGGTACTGCTAGTATCACTAAAATATATTTGCAAAGTGTCAAAAATTCCTTCTTTTCCATATTGATTTTCCTTTTAGTTAGTCTTGCAAGGCTCTATAAAAAGATTTAGCCCATTTTATGGTGAGAACCACCAAGCAGGATAAAGCCGCATAGACCGTAACCATCCATTTGAAGTAAAGTGCTACAAAATATAGTCCTCCGAATGATATGGTTATTGCGAAAAGTATAAGCACATATTTTAGCATGAACAGCTGTTTTTCAGATAACTTTTTGTTATTCATATTATTTTCCTCTCCCTTATTTAATTTTTACAGATTATCTGCTTCATCTGTATAGTCTGTTAATATTATATCACGCACCTCTGTCCATCTCCAAGCTAGCTGGCAGTTGAGCACTAAAAAAATGATTAGGCTCTGTTGCCTGCTTTCGACGTTCTTTTAGAACCTTTCTTTGTTCCTTTCTTCTCTGGACTAGCAAAGGCAACCTCGTTATTGTCATTAAGAATGAGATGTGCGTCAAAGGTTTCTCCGTTCTTTCTTTTAAACCCTTTGATTAGGCGAGTCTTACGCTTAGTCACAAGGTCAGCTACTTGTGATTTGGTTATCTTTTTCGTTGCGACTTCAAGGTAAATGATAAAATCACAGGATGGCTCTTTACCTTTTGCTCTATCGTCTTCTGAAACAAGTCCGTTTTCACATTTAGCTACTTTCTTAAAGACCTTTATTGGTGCGCCACATTTAGGACAAACACCAAGGCTGCTGCTTTCCTTGTACTCACTAAAGTCTAAGGTCTTGATGTAACTGTCGAGATTGACAAAGAGATTGGATTCTGTGCTGTTAACACCCAGATAGCGCAGAATGTTTCCTAAGAACTTCTCTGGAGTGTTTGTACCTTCAGTTATCTTACGTAATGATTGTTCCCATAGGGCAGTGGTCTTAGCGTCACTAAGGAGTTTTTCCTTTTCTACAGCGTAGCAGATTAAACGACCTAATGCTGTTAGATGGACTTTTCCTTTCTTGATGACAATCCACTCGTTAGTAACCAGTTTATCTAAGATACTAGCACGTGTCGCTTCTGTACCAAGACCTTGTGTCTCTGCCATAACTTGTCGAAGCTCTTCATCTTCAAATTGTCTGCCTGCTGTTTCCATAGCGTCAAGCAGTGTTCCTAGAGTATAGAGAGGTGGTTTAGTGGTTGTCTTTTCTACTGTAGATAAGGTTGGTTTAACATTGTTCCCTTTTTCAACTGGAATCAGTGTTTTATTCTCGGCTTCATCGCTGTCAAGAAGTTCATTCTCTTTCCATAAGACCTTCCATCCTTCGGCTTTTGGGACGTTCCCAATAGTCTTAAAGAGGGCGTTTCCGACTTTAGTGATGATAGTTGTTTGTTCGTACTCATACTTAGGTAGAAACATAGCCATGCAGCGTTTAGCTATTTCTATATAGATAGCTCGTTTAGGTTCTGACCAAGAAGCTAGTTGCTCTTTGGTTGGGAACTTTTCTGTCACGGTTAAGGCTGCGTGAACCGCTGCTTTTTTATTATTGACATAGAAGCCGTCTGCTTTTTCAGGGAAGGTAATCATGTCATGAGAGACACCTAGTTGGTCTGCCATTTGTTCGGTAGTTGCGACCATTGTTTCGTAGCGCTCTTTTGAGATATGAACAGACGGTGTTCTAGGGTAAGTCGTGACCTTGTCTTTGTCATAGAGTTCTTCTAGTATCTCTAAGACTTGGTTTGGATCTAAGCCCATCTTCTTATTCATGTAGCGCTGCATGCCGCTAAGATTAAAGAGACGAGGTGAGCGTGAGTATTTCGTTTCAACGGTATGTTCTGTGATGATACCTGTTGAGGTATCGCCAACAAAACGCTCATCAGCAATCAGCTTCTCCCACTGCTCCTTAGTATCGCAGTCACCTTTCCACTTCTGCCCCTTTTTATCTCCCTTGGTGTACTCCATATCTTTTGGAATATACTTGCCCTTATACGTGCCGTTAGCATGTTCAAAGGTTGCTTCTAGCTCATAGTAGGTTCTTGGGACAAAGTTCTCTATCTCTTTTTCTCTTAGATAGACAAAGAATAAAGTAGGTGTCATGATGCGCCCTACTGCTACTTTTCCGTCAACATGGCCATACTTTCTTAGGTATAGTGCTAGGGCTCGTGAAGCATTCATCCCAAGCAACCAGTCAGCTTTCGCTCTTGTTTGGGCTTCTATCGCTTGCTTATATCGGTAGTCAATGCTCTTTAGGTTTCTAAAGCCCTTTAACACTGGCTTGGGTGATAAGTCATCTACCCATAGACTTTTATAGGTCTTAGATTTATCTCCCCATACACCTGCTAGTAAACAAATACTGTAGGAAATATAAGACCCCTCACGGTCAATATCACCTGCCCAAACAATAGTATTCGCTTTTTCTAACCAGTATTTGACGTTTTCAAACTGTTTAGCTGCTGTCTTACTACCGCTGATAGGACGATACTGAAAAGTCTCTGGGATGATTGGGAGTGTTTCAAGAGACCACTGTTTCCACTCCTCTTTATACTCCTCTGGTTCTTTTAGTTGTGTTAAGTGCCCTATAGCCCATGTGATAACCGCTGTCACTCCTCCCAGAGCCTCAACATTTTTAACAAGGATATAACCTTTTGGTTTTACTTCTTTTTCGATAATGTCTTCGGACCGCTTATCACCTGTAAAGGCGATATAATAAGCAATCGCTTGACTTGTCTTTTCTGCTAGTATTACGTGCATAACTCTATTGTATCTCAAATCAAAAAAATGACTAGAGGAGGATACCCCTAGTCATTGCTGGATACATGTTTAAACTACTCTAGAAATACTTGGATTTAGTGCTTGTTCTGGTCGTATTCATCAACGGTAATACCATACTTTTCTTTGAAAATGGTCTCATAACGCTCCAAGTCATCATGTGTTACCTCTGGATTGAGTCCACTTGTAACAAGGTTGCGAGTGGCTAGAATATAATTATAAAGACTGTCTTTTGCTTGTCCTTCTTTAGTCAGTTGCTCTTCGTTTTTCTTATCTGCAGAAATGTCTGAATCTAATACTGGTTCTGCGACCTCGTTGTTTTCAATGTAGTCCTCTAAATTTTCTGGATACTTTTCTAAAATGACGTATTCTTCTTGTGGAAAAAGAAAGGCTTCTACGTCTGGGTCGATGTAGTCATCATCTGGAGTCGGTTCTTGTTCTTGCACTGCTTCTTCTACATTGGCACTACCAAAATCGTTTGGACGTGGTTCATAGGTGAATTTTGTCAAAAAGAGTGCTGTTAAAAAGGCAGCCATTGCAGCTATTAGAACACCGCCAAAGAAAGTTTGAATGTAATCCGTTTGTCCGCTGTTATAAGCGATGAATGCTATGAACAATGCAGCAGCGATACTTGTATAGAACAGTCGCATTACAAAGGTAACTTGTTTTTGTCCAAACTGTCTTTCAGCAAAGATGTTAGGGACATGTCCATAATAAGTATTATCATCGATCACGTAGCAACGAGGTTCTCCATTTTTTTCTAGGGTTTCATCGATGTAAAGTTCTGCTTCGTAAATAACAGTATCATCTACATCCCCTACATGCAGCTCACCATTAGTTAACTTAACTGCATAAGGTTCTAAGAAATAGGGTGAATAGTGTCGCTTAAAATATTCTTTTGTTGCCATTATTTTTCCTCTAAAAACTTTCTCTCTTATTCTTGCTTTAACTTTGATACCATTATACCACGCACCACTTGCAATCTCCAAGCCAACTGGCAGTCAGCAAAAACTTTTTTAATAACATAATGTGAAAAAAGAACAAGAAAAAACAACCGATGAAAGGTTGCTGAAGAAGTGGTCGCTGATGTTTCAGTACCATGCTATATTTGAAGGTTATCAAACCGACTACACCTCAAGAAGCTATTGAAATGAGTTTCAGTACCGTGCTAATCTTTATGGTTCTCAAACCTCATCAGCCGACACCATAAGCATGGTCAAGCACCCTTACCTTCTCTCCGTGGATTTCAGCAGAGCCACTTGAAGTTCTCGCCAAGCGACGGTCTCTGAATTGACCTTACTTATAGTATAGCAAACTCTGTCCTGTTTAGCAATCGACATGGTTTATGAGTTGCCTTTTGGCTAAAAAATGGTATAATGAAAATAGAAAAAGGGTCGGTTTGCAGACCAACCCATTGTAGAACCGTTTAGACGGTGGCTTGTTAATAAAACCTATTTAAATAGCCGTACCAACTCGCCAAAGTATTGACGGCTATTTATTTTTGTCATCGTTTTTGAAGATTTTATAACACAAACCAATCAAACTAATGGCAAATTGTCCAAAAGCAAGAAGGATTTGCACCACTTCAAACGCTGTCAAAACTGCTCCTCCTTCCTGTTAAGTTTGATGAAATGCTCATAAGCATCACCTCACTTTCAGAAAACAAGAGCCACCGTCTTTCACTTTTCTACGATAATTATTATACCATATTTAATATCCTGAAACACTCTCTGTATGCTAATAGAGAGTGTTTTTTGGATAAAAGAAAAACGTTTGATTGCTACTGATCCATGATTACTTTTTTGTTCACTAGTTACTACTAACTATCGGCCAACAAAAACGAAAAAATCGCTTGATAATAAGCGACCTTTTCAATTTAGGATTACTCACAATTGATACCTACTACTTATCCTTCTTAGTTGATGATGAATTTGTTTGTCTTGTTCCTGTATCTTTGGATTTTGAGTTCATTTTCTTGGTATAATCTACTTCAAATGTAAGTTGAACATCAGATTTATTTGTGACTGAATCTAGAAAGTCATTTTTCTATTCCCAAACTATTTGTGTTCAAGCCGCATTTTCATGTTGATTGAAGAACTTAGAAATATCAGTCCCTTTTTTTGCACTGTCCCATCTTTAGGCGTGATTTCTTTATCTAGAAGAACACTAGACTTATCTTTTTTATAGAAAGCGAACAGAGCCAGCCCTACATAGACGAAAAATCCTGCTGCTGAAAGAAAAGCATATAACTTATTCAAGCTATTCAGAAAACCACAAAAGCTAATTCCGTCCGCTACAGGTAAAATTATCCATATGCTCCCTAATATTAACCTTGCTTTTTATCAAGAAATAGGTTTCTAAAGGAAGATAGTAATGCTGTGCGAATAATAAATCAAAAACCTTCTCATTCCTGCCACTTAAATATTTCCTCTCGCTTAATACGAGTGAGTCCATAGAATTCCTTGGCGAGAAAGCGTACAGCTCCTATATGGTCTCCCATCTGCACGACGCATAGGCCATCACGCTCTATATCATACACCCAATGGCTTTTGGGATTGCGTAGAGAGCTTTTTGCAAATTCGCTATCTCTTTCGAGCCAATCATATCCTGGTCTGTAGAAAGCCTTTGTTTGAAAAACATCAGCGTTAAACCCATAGAAACAGTGACTGCATAGAGTCTTTTCTCTGTCTATCCAGCTACACTTGCCTTTCTCCTCGTCATAGCAAGGTGCAAAACTGTTGCAGCCACAACGTCTACAAATACCTATTTCCATTCACTTCACCTCTACTATATAAGTCATAGGGTTCTACCGATATTAGTACCTAAAGTAT is a window of Streptococcus hyointestinalis DNA encoding:
- a CDS encoding type IA DNA topoisomerase, producing MHVILAEKTSQAIAYYIAFTGDKRSEDIIEKEVKPKGYILVKNVEALGGVTAVITWAIGHLTQLKEPEEYKEEWKQWSLETLPIIPETFQYRPISGSKTAAKQFENVKYWLEKANTIVWAGDIDREGSYISYSICLLAGVWGDKSKTYKSLWVDDLSPKPVLKGFRNLKSIDYRYKQAIEAQTRAKADWLLGMNASRALALYLRKYGHVDGKVAVGRIMTPTLFFVYLREKEIENFVPRTYYELEATFEHANGTYKGKYIPKDMEYTKGDKKGQKWKGDCDTKEQWEKLIADERFVGDTSTGIITEHTVETKYSRSPRLFNLSGMQRYMNKKMGLDPNQVLEILEELYDKDKVTTYPRTPSVHISKERYETMVATTEQMADQLGVSHDMITFPEKADGFYVNNKKAAVHAALTVTEKFPTKEQLASWSEPKRAIYIEIAKRCMAMFLPKYEYEQTTIITKVGNALFKTIGNVPKAEGWKVLWKENELLDSDEAENKTLIPVEKGNNVKPTLSTVEKTTTKPPLYTLGTLLDAMETAGRQFEDEELRQVMAETQGLGTEATRASILDKLVTNEWIVIKKGKVHLTALGRLICYAVEKEKLLSDAKTTALWEQSLRKITEGTNTPEKFLGNILRYLGVNSTESNLFVNLDSYIKTLDFSEYKESSSLGVCPKCGAPIKVFKKVAKCENGLVSEDDRAKGKEPSCDFIIYLEVATKKITKSQVADLVTKRKTRLIKGFKRKNGETFDAHLILNDNNEVAFASPEKKGTKKGSKRTSKAGNRA
- a CDS encoding putative holin-like toxin — its product is MTAFEVVQILLAFGQFAISLIGLCYKIFKNDDKNK